The following coding sequences are from one Carassius auratus strain Wakin chromosome 15, ASM336829v1, whole genome shotgun sequence window:
- the LOC113114681 gene encoding T-cell surface glycoprotein CD3 gamma chain, producing the protein MDGRVFVFFCLLTAVRPDDSSPLISYDKKEKTLNCTKGKFGDEASIRVNYDNSGIHTCIPSGVDCNDEMSNCPKALIKVLSSENLIQLDPMALVSVIVGDIVVTAVIGWAIYSICAQPVTRSSYQGNKASDRQALINNHTPSGGDTYQPLNTRGDEYSTLHAQRKQKKQPV; encoded by the exons ATGGACGgacgtgtgtttgtgttcttCTGTCTGCTGACGGCTGTGAGACCGGATG ATTCTTCTCCGCTGATCAGTTATGATAAGAAAGAGAAGACGTTGAATTGTACCAAAGGAAAATTTGGTGACGAAGCTTCAATACGGGTGAATTATGATAATTCGGGAATCCACACGTGTATACCTTCAGGTGTAGACTGTAATGACGAAATGTCCAACTGTCCAAAAGCCCTAATTAAAGTCCTGA gcagtGAGAACCTGATCCAGCTGGACCCCATGGCTCTGGTCAGTGTTATCGTGGGTGATATTGTAGTGACCGCTGTGATCGGATGGGCCATTTACAGCATCTGTGCTCAGCCCGTGACCAGAAGCAGCTATCAGGGGAATAAAG CCTCGGACAGACAGGCTCTGATCAATAATCACACTCCGTCAGGAGGAGACACGTATCAG CCGCTGAACACGCGTGGAGATGAGTACAGTACTCTACACGCACAGCGCAAACAGAAGAAGCAGCCCGTCTGA
- the LOC113114662 gene encoding transmembrane protein 25-like has protein sequence MPRVCLRQRTRLSALFFHTLSWACSASIDPAPKIDGQRTSSVTVQENITHHFSCQSEGWDAQAPPLLTWYLNGERQSEVTGRRGAGRLVMTSSQDSGMLQYGSERNSTFTLKPKRWDRELVCAARNPTRGESYNASVTLNVQFRPEILRVDAHYSQSSDPGLALILFALVRSNPPATIRWVDQSGQLLANSSDFLILDSRSLPWLTNHSLQLTLSSLSGNITVNANNSLGSAHSNLTLTEFLQSRVEVPVFGIVTGGVAGFITLLIFTLMVFLLLQKDKTKALEEPAVRLSSKRENSVYLPRENMSLPSHVQLNEDRALCKGQSSRPNTLERRRAEDEEEDLSAAYAARGFARYPMVGYIYKVSSTSSDEIWL, from the exons ATGCCCCGTGTGTGTTTGAGGCAGAGGACGCGTCTGTCTGCTTTATTCTTTCACACCTTGTCCTGGGCCTGTTCAG CATCCATTGACCCCGCGCCCAAAATTGACGGACAGCGGACCTCGTCGGTTACTGTACAGGAGAACATCACTCACCACTTCAGCTGCCAATCAGAGGGCTGGGATGCTCAAGCCCCGCCCCTGCTCACCTGGTACCTGAACGGTGAGAGGCAGAGCGAGGTGACGGGCCGCCGGGGGGCGGGGCGTCTGGTGATGACATCATCGCAGGATTCTGGAATGCTTCAATACGGATCGGAGCGCAACAGCACGTTCACACTGAAGCCGAAGCGCTGGGACCGAGAGCTGGTGTGTGCGGCACGAAACCCCACCAGAGGAGAGAGCTACAACGCCAGCGTCACGCTCAATGTCCAGT TCCGTCCAGAGATCCTGCGTGTGGACGCTCACTACAGCCAGAGCTCGGACCCAGGCCTCGCCCTCATTCTCTTCGCTTTGGTTCGCTCCAACCCCCCCGCCACCATCCGCTGGGTGGATCAGTCCGGTCAGCTGCTGGCCAACAGCTCCGACTTCCTCATCCTGGACTCGCGCAGCTTACCCTGGCTGACCAATCACAGCCTGCAGCTCACGCTCAGCAGCCTATCAGGAAACATCACCGTGAACGCCAACAACAGCCTCGGCTCCGCCCACAGCAACCTCACACTCACAG AGTTCCTGCAGTCGCGTGTGGAGGTGCCGGTGTTTGGGATCGTGACGGGTGGTGTCGCCGGCTTCATCACCCTCCTCATCTTCACCCTGATGGTGTTCCTCCTCCTTCAGAAGGACAAAACCAAAGCCCTCG AGGAGCCTGCAGTGCGTCTCTCCAGCAAACG tgagaaCAGCGTGTATCTGCCGCGGGAGAACATGTCTCTGCCGTCACACGTGCAGCTGAACGAGGACCGAGCGCTCTGTAAGG GACAGAGCTCCAGACCCAACACACTGGAGAGGAGACGAGCCGAGGACGAGGAGGAGGACCTGTCTGCAGCCTACGCCGCccgag GGTTCGCTCGCTATCCGATGGTCGGCTACATCTATAAAGTCAGCAGCACCAGCAGCGACGAGATCTGGCtctga